The Desulfococcus multivorans DNA window GTGCCGATACTCTTGAGCTTCCCGCCGATAACCACCGTGGGATCAAGACCGCCTCCCGCCAGCACCGAAGAAATGATCGAGGTCGTTGTGGTCTTTCCATGGGCGCCGGCGACGGCCACGCTGTATTTCAAGCGCATCAGTTCCGCGAGCATTTCCGCCCTTGGAATTACCGGAATTGCAGATTTGACGGCAGCCCGAACCTCGGGATTGTCCGCACCTACGGCGGAGGAGATCACAACCACGTCGGCCGCCTCGATCTGATGTTCGGCATGTCCTTCATAGATCGATCCGCCGAGAGCCCTGAGGCGGTCCGTGATATCGGACATCTTCTGATCGGATCCCGAAACGCGATATCCAAGATTCAACAATAGTTCGGCAATGCCGCTCATGCCGATACCGCCGATGCCTACAAAATGAATGTGATATTTTTTTCGATACATATCGTTTTTATGTCCGGTCCCCAATGTTCCGAAGAAACGTCATACCCTTTTTTCCAGAAGTTGATAACAGTCGTCAACAATCTCCGCTGCCGCATCGGGCCGCCCCAGGCACCTGGCCCGTTCGGCCATGTCACGAAGATCATCGGGATGTTCGACCAGGCGTCGAATCCGGTTCACAAGGCTTTCGCCGTCAAGATCCTTTTCTAAAATCAGTTCAGCTGCGCCCGCCGCAACCCGTGTTCTTGCGTTCAATTCCTGATGATTGTCCGCTGCATGAGGAAAGGGGATAAAAATGGAGGCCTTCCCTACGGCGCTGATCTCAGCGACGGTGGTGGCGCCGGCCCGGCAGACGATCAGATCAGCCTTCCGGTACTGCTCGGGCATGTCATTGAAAAAGGCCCTGACATCCGAGGAGATACCGTATTTATCATATGCGGCCCGAACCATTTCCGCGTCCTGAATACCGGTTTGGTGAACAATGCGGAGGGGGCCGATATCTCCCATGCGTCCCGCGGCATCCACCATCGCCTGATTGATGCTGTGAGCACCCTGACTGCCGCCCAGAACAAGAAGCCCGAACGGGGGGCTTGAAGAATCGACGCTGAAAATGCCGGGAACTCTGTCATCGTATGAAATCTCTTTCCTGACGGGGTTCCCTGTCCAGATAGCCGGTGCGTGTCCTTCGGTGAAACGGGTCTCCTGAAACGAAACGTAAATCCGATCCACCCATCGGGACAGAAGACGATTGGTGATACCGGGGAGAATATTCTGCTCCTGGAGAACGCAGGCAATCCCACGCCATCGCGCCGCCAGCACCACCGGACCCGAGGAGTAACCGCCCACGCCCACCACCAGATCGGGCGCAAACCTTCGGAGCACGCCAAAAGCGCTCCAAATGCTTCCGGGAATTTTCATCACTGCTCGAAGCTTCCCGAACAGTCCCATACCTTTCAGGCCGGAAACGTTGATCCGCTGATGGGAGAACCCTTCCCGGGTCAGGATTTCCAGCTCCAGCGGTCTTCCTGTGCTGACAAACAAGACGCGGCTTTCGGGATTTCGGGCCATAAACTCCCGGGCAACGGCGATGCCGGGGAAGAGATGGCCCCCGGTGCCGCCGCCTGCTATAATGATGTTAAGCGGTCGGTACATGTTTTTCCCCGGCACTGATATTCATCAATAACCCAATACCCGCCATATTGACCAAAAGGGATGAACCGCCGTAGCTGAGGAGAGGAAGCGTGAGCCCCTTGGTCGGCAACAGCGCAAGAGCCACTCCCATATTGATGATGACCTGCAGCCCCAGGGAGAAGGTGAGTCCTGCAGCCACCAGGGATACAAATCGCCCTCCGGCGTTACGCGCAATATTCATTCCACGCCAGAGGATCACCCCGTAGCAAGTCATCACCGCAAGCACCCCGATCAGCCCCAGTTCTTCACCAATCACCGAAAAAATGAAATCGGTATGGGGCTCGGGCAGATAAAACAATTTCTGGTATCCGCCCCCCACGCCGACACCCCATATGCCGCCCGTGCCGAAGGCCATGAGTGAGTGAATGGCCTGGTATCCTTCGTTGCTCGCATATTGCCAGGGGTCCCAGAAGCTCATGATCCGTTTCCAACGGTATGCCGAATTGACCAGAACCAGGTAGGCGACAGGCAAAACCGCAAGGATCGACAACATCAGATATCTGAGCCGCACACCGCCCATAAACATCAAGCCCCCCGCAATGACACACAGGATGCCTGCCGATCCGAAGTCCGGTTGCAGCATGATAAGCCCTACAAAAACACCAAGAATTATGACATGCGGAACAAAACCCACTGAAAATGTTTTAATCAAATCGCCTTTTTTTTCCATGGAATAGGCCAGGTAAACCACGAGGGCAAGCCGTGCCAGTTCCGACGGCTGAAACGAAAACGCCCCCAGGTAGAGCCATCGCGTCGCTCCCCCTGCGGTAATCCCCAGCCCGGGAATCTGAACCGCCGCAAGGAGGAGAAGCGTCCCAAAAAGAAGGGGATAGACCCCGGCCCGCAAGATCCTGATGGGCATGTGCCTGAAAAGAATCAGAAGCAAACATCCGCCCACGGAGTAGACGAGTTGACGCTTCAAAAAATAATAGTCGGTTCCGAATTTTTTGAGGGCAAGGGTGGAACTGGCGCTGTAAACCATCACGATGCCGATCCCCACCAGAAAAAGTACCGGAAGTGTCAGCCAGACATCGTAGATAGGCCCTTCCCGCCATCCCCGTTCGGGCCTGTCCTTGTATACCGGCAGGTAAGACTGCATCAATCTTCCTCCGCAAGCTTCGCCACCGCGTTTCGGAAGGCTTCTCCGCGGTGAGCGTAGTTCTCGAACATATCGAAGCTCGAACAGGCCGGCGACAGAAGCACCACGTCTCCGGGGGAAGCCCATTCATGGGCGCGGCGAACCGCCGCCGCCATGGACGACTCCTTCGACACCCTGTCGCAGCAATCTCCCAACTCACCGGCGATGGCCTCCTTGGCATCCCCGATCAGAACGAGTCCCTTGACCTTTCTCTTCACCCCATCCTTCAGGACGCCGTATCCACCGCCTTTGTCCCGTCCGCCCATGATGAGCACAACCGGACTGTCAAAGGCATCGAGTGCGCGCAGTACGGCATCCGTATTGGTAGCCTTGGAATCGTCGATATACCTGACGCCGGCAACGCTCCCCACGGACTCGAGTCGATGGGGGAGTCCCTTGAAATCCCTGAGGGCGCTCTCGATACCTCCGACATTCCCGCCGGCGGCCAGAGCAGCCAGGACGGCGGCGGCGATGTTCTCCAGATTATGAGAGCCGAACAGGGAGATCGACGCTAAATTCACGATCTGCGGTGCCCTTCCCCGTATCCGCACCACCAGGGCGTCGTCCTCTATGAAAGCGCCGTCGTCCTCCGGGCTCCTGGGGTTGAAAAACCATTTCCGGGCAACGATTCGACGGGATATTTGGGCGACGGCAGGGTCGGCGCCGTTGAGCACCGCGACATCCGCTGCGCCCTGGTTTTCAAAAATCCGGCCTTTGCTCCGGGCATAAGCCGAAAAATCATCATATCGGTCCAGATGGTCCGGTGTGATATTCAGAATCACCCCTACCGTCGGTCGAAAGCAGGTAATGGTATCGAGTTGAAAACTGCTGATCTCGGCCACCACCCGATCCCGCCTGAGTCCTTCAGCCACGTATTCAATCAGCGGCGTCCCGATATTGCCGCCGACAAAGGTGCTGAGACCGGATGCCTGGATCATCCGGCCGATCAGGGTCGTGGTCGTGGTCTTCCCGTTGGTACCGGTAACGGCGACAACGGGGTCTTGAATGAAACGGAATGCCAATTCGATCTCCCCCAGAATCGGAACGCCCCGCCGCAAGGCGTCGAGAAGGGGGGGGAGCGTATGAGGAACCCCGGGGCTGAGAACGATCAGATCGGCGTCCTCGAAAAGTCTTGCGGGATTTCGGCCCAGCACCACCGAGATTCCTCGGTTGCGCAATTCCGTCGCCGTGGACGCCAAGGCCTTTTCGTCTGCACTGTCCGTGACGGTGACCCGGCCGCCTCGGCCGCTCAAAAAGCGGGCACACGCGACGCCGGACCGGCCCATCCCGACCACCAGGATACGTTTATTGTCGAATGTCTCCATCTTTGTCGATTGCATTGGTCATCTCAATTTCAGGGTGCTCAGAGAAACCAGCGCCAATGCGACCGATATGATCCAGAATCGGACGATCACCTTTGGCTCGGGCCACCCCTTCAATTCGAAATGGTGATGCAAGGGTGCCATCCGAAAGATCCGGCGGCCCTTGGTCAGTTTGAAGAATCCTACCTGAAAGATGACCGACAAGGCTTCGATGACAAACAATCCGCCCACAAGGATCAGCATGATCTCCTGTTTGGTGATGACGGCCACGGTGCCGATCGCGGCACCCAGGGAGAGCGATCCGACATCCCCCATGAATACCTGGGCGGGATAAGCGTTGAACCACAAAAAGCCCAGCCCCGAACCGGCCAGAATGCCGCAAAAAATAGAGATCTCACCGCTGTTCGGTACATAATTGATCTGGAGGTATTCGGCGATCCGGACATGGCCTGTCACATACGCGAAAATCATATAGGTCACGGAAGCGACGATAACCGGTCCGATGGCCAAACCGTCAAGTCCGTCCGTCAGGTTAACGGCGTTGGACGTTCCCGTAATGACCAGCGCGGCAAATAGAATGTAGCCCCATCCGAGATCCGGGGAAACCTTTTTGAAAAACGGCAGGGTGAGTCGGGTGTCAAACCCCGGATACTGATAAAGCATCCATCCCACCGCCAACGCCACGGCAAATTGCAGCATCAGTTTCTGCCGTGCGCTCAGGCCTTTGCTCCGTTTTTTCACCTGCATCAGATAATCGTCGAGAAAACCGATGGTGCCGTTGCCGACGACGGCCATCAGGATTACCCAGACATAAAAATTGAGCAGGTCCATCCAAATCAGTATGGATGCCACCGTCGCTACGAGAATAAGCGTCCCCCCCATGGTGGGGGTTCCCGCCTTTTTCAGGTGGGTCTGAGGACCGTCGTCCCGAACGTATTGCCCCACTTGCATCTCTCTTAACTTCCGGATCATCCATGGCCCCAGGAAGAAACAGATGAGAAACGCCGTCAGGCTCGCGTAAATGGTGCGAAAAGTAATATAACGGAAAACGTTGAATGCCGCCAGTGTCGTATGGAGGGGGTAGAGAAGATGGTAAAGCATTATCGATAAAGCCTATTTTTTCAGGCATCCGCCCAGGTTCTGATGTCGTTTAAAATCGTTTCCATGGCCATTCCCCTGGACCCCTTGACGAGAACCCAGTCGCCCGGACCGACAGACCGCTTCAAATCCTCAACCACTTGAGATTTGGATCCCGAAAAGGTATCCTTAGCCGTCATGCCTTTTTTCAGCGCCCCGTCCAGATATGCCGAGGCGAAATTACCAATCGCATAAAATCGCGTAACGCCGGATTCGGCGACCCATTCACCGACAGACCGGTGGAGAGCTTCCGCCGCCGCCCCCAGTTCGAACATATCCCCCAAAACAACGATCGCACGCCGTCCGCTCCGAAGGATTGCGAGGGCGTCGACGGCAGCCCGCATGGAATGCGGGTTGGCGTTGTAGGTGTCATCGATGAGGAAAACGCCTTTGCGGGTTTGTATCACTCCCAATCGACCGGCGACAGGCTGAAACCTCTCGAGACCGCGGACAATCTCTTCAGGCGATACCCCGGCGACCCACCCGGCAGCCGCGGCGGCCAGCGCGTTCATGACCATGAATCGGCCTGGAATCCCAAGGTGAACCGGCACCTCGCGTTCGGGAAATCTGAGGGTGAAGGTGACGCCTTTCGGTGAGATTTTCATGCCGCTTGCGGTGATATCGGCGCCGTGGGTCAATCCGAAATGCACCACCGGAAAAGATCGGTTTTTCCCCAGACGCCGACAGAAAGGATCGTCGGCATTCAGTATGGCCGTAGCGCCGGCCTTCATTTCATCCAAAAGCTCTCCCTTGGCCGCCGCAACCCCGTCCACGGAACCGAGATCTTTCAGGTGAGCAGGTCCGATATTGGTGATAATCCCTATATCCGGACGACAAATCCCGGCCAGCCGCCGAATTTCTCCGACATGATTCATCCCCAGTTCCAATACCGCCCACTCATGGGTGGCTTCTATGTTGAAAAGCGTCAACGGCAGCCCGATTTCATTGTTGAAGTTCCCTGCCGTCGCCAGCGTCCGATATCGTCTGCCGATGACGGCGGCTGTCATGCTGCGGGTTGTGGTCTTCCCGTTTGAACCGGTGACGGCGACGACCTTGATGCCGGCCCGGATACGATTGAAAGCCGCCAGGGCGCCCAAAGCCGTCGTGGTGTCGGGTACCGCAACGCAAAAGACGCCCTTCTCCGCCCATCGACGCCAGGGGAGGTTTTCCGTCTCCCTTTCAGCGATCATGATGCCCAGGATTCCCATCTCAGCGACTTCAGCACAGAACCGGTGACCGTCATGCCGTTCGCCTCGAACGGCCACGAAAAGATCACCTGATCTCACCGTTCGGGAATCAATAGATATCCCGGAAAAAAGACAGGTTCCCGTTCCACTGATACGTCTTCCGTCTACCGCAGTCAGTATCTGCGACTCAGTCCACCCGATTGGGCTCATAAACGCTTCAAAGCCTCCACCACCTCGACCCGATCGTCGAAAGCGAGCGTCTTTTCCCCGATGATCTGATAGGTTTCATGCCCCTTTCCAGCAATCAGAAGGACATCACCGGGCCGGGACGCCGTCAGGGCCATGCGGATGGCTCGCCTACGGTCGGGTTCAATGAGAAAACCCTTGTCGTTCACGCCGGCGGCAAGATCCTCCGGACCGTATTCCCGGCCCGCCGCCTGTTTAATACCCGGAAGCATTTGACGGATGATTGCCATTGGATCTTCGGTTCTCGGATTGTCCGATGTCACCACGGCCAGATCCGCCAGGCGCCCCGCGATCTCACCCATCAGGGGTCTTTTTTTTCGGTCCCGGTCGCCACCGCACCCGAATACACAAATGATCTTCCCCGCCGAAAGCGCCGTTACGGCCATGAGCACGTTCTCAAGGGCGTCGGGTGTGTGGGCGTAATCAACAAATATAAACCGGCCGAAAGCATTGGGGACCGACTCCAGGCGACCGGGAACATTCCGGAGAAGGCCGATTCCCGCCTGAATGGCGGCCGGGGGAACACCCGCGGCCAAAGCGGCGCCCGACGCGCAGAGGATGTTTTCGATATTGTGACGGCCCACCAGGGGGGATCGGAAAAGGAAACTGCCGCCGGGCATCGTCAAGCGGCCGGATATCCCGTCAAGGCGGGATTGATCGTCTGTGACCCATACCGTGTTGTCATCGGTGTACCCCACCGTGATGAGCCCGCTCCTGACCATGCTCGCCAGTTCCCGCCCCTCGGGGCTGTTCCGGTTGACAACGGCGACCGCGTGGTCGGCTTTGGGGCCGTCGGCGAGATGTCGGATAAAGAGCCGCTTCTTGCACGCCCAATAGGCAGCCATATCGCCATGATAGTCCAAATGATCCTGACTCAGGTTGGTAAACACGGCCGCATCCATCCAGCATCCGTCGATGCGGTGGAGGTCAACGGCGTGGGACGAGGCTTCCATGACCACATGGGTGACCCCGGCATCACGCATCTGCCCGAGTATTCGCTGGAGGTCCGGAGATTCGGGCGTGGTGACGGGATTGCGGTAATGTTTTCCGCTGAAATGGTAGTCGATGGTGCCGATAACGCCCACAGAAAAGCCGGCTTGTTTCAGGATACTCTCTGTAATGAGACTGGTGGTGGTTTTGCCGTTGGTTCCGGTGATGCCGATCACCGTCATCCGTCTGCTCGGATCTCCGTAAAACCGTGCAGCAATCGGCCCCATGGCGGCCCGGGTATCCGACACCTCCACCACGGCGACGTTCCGCTCGACGGTTTTCTGAACCATGACGGCTGCGGCGCCCCGGGCAAGCGCATCGTCAATGAATTCGTGGCCGTCCGTCCTGAAGCCCGAAACGGCAATGAAAAGCCCTCCCGGTTCGACATCCTGAGAGCGGTAGTGGATGGATCGGATCTCCGGATCCGGCAGGAGGGTGCCGCGGGCATCCTTCTTTCGTCGGTATTGCCGAACCGGAAAAGCGTCAATCAATTCGGAAAGCTTCATCTATCGATGCCGATCCGCCAAGGAGGCCGTGAGGCGTTTCATATTGTTCTCGGGCGGAATGTCCATGTAATTGAGGCTTTCCCTGACAATTTTCTTGAATGCCGGGGCGGCAACCAAGCCGCCGTAATATTTTTTCTGGGGATCGTCGATGACAACAAGAACCGTCATGATCGGATTTTCAGCCGGAGCGAATCCCACAAATGACGAAATATAAGACCCCCTCTCGTAGCGACCGTCTTTGTTGACCTTCCTCGCCGTACCGGTTTTCCCACAAACCGTATATCCCTCGATGTCGGCTTCGGTCCCGGTGCCACCGGTTTCCACCACCGAGCGCATCATCTCCTTCATGGTTTCAGCAGTCTTCTCGGAGACCGCACGTTTCATGATTTGAGGGTTGAATGCCTCGACAACATTTCCCTTTTGATCGGTAACGGCGCTCACCATATAAGGCCTCATCAAAACCCCCTTGTTGGCAATGGCCGAAACGGCTGCGGCAAGCTGGATGGCGGTGGCGGACATCCCGTGACCAAAGGAAACGACACCGGTATGGACCTGAGACCATTTTTGATATTGGGACAGGGCACCCGGTGCTTCTCCCGGACAGTCGATTCCGGTCGGATCGCCGAACCCGAAGTTTTTCAGGGTCTGATGCAAGGATTGAGCGCCGATCATCTCACTCATTTTCATCGCACCGATATTACTGGAAAACTTGAGGATTTTCCGGAGCGAAAGCCAACCGTATTCGTGGGTGTCATGAATAGTGAACCGCCCAACTTTGTATTTGCCGTTTTCGCAGTAGAAAATCGTGTTGGGCGTACATCCGCCATATTCGATAGCGGCCGCAACGCTGAAGATTTTCATGGTCGAACCGGGTTCGAAGGTGTCCGTGATGGCCCGGTTGCGATAAGCCGACCGGTCGAATTGATCAAAAGCGTTGGGGTTGAAAAACGGATAGTTCGCAATGGCGTAGACCGCCCCCGTCAGCGGATTCATCACCACGGCCATTCCGGATTTCGCCTTATACTCCACAACGGCCTCTTTCAGCGCTCTTTCGGTGATATACTGGATTGTTTTGTCCACCGTCAGAACCAGATTTCTGGCGCTGGACTCGAAGGGTTCCTCGCGCTCTCCTCCGAATTTCTTTCCCAGCGCATCCTTCATCACCTTGAGTTTTCTCTCTTCACCTTTGAGCTGGGCGTCGTAATAAAACTCGATACCCTCGAGCCCTCGCCCATCCACGCCCGTAAAACCGGTGATCTGAGCGGCGAGAGAGCCCTGGGGATAATAGCGGCTGTGCTCGGAGACAAAATCGATACCTTCGATCGAGAGTTCTCTGACGGCGCGAACTTCCCGGGGCGTCACTTTTCGTTTGATCCATTTGAAGCCGTTCCCGGCCGTCAGCTTGGCTTTCAACCGGTCGGCTTTGAGGCCGAGGGCTTTTGAAAGTCTGGCCGCCGCATCACTTTTGTCTTTCATGAATCGGGGAAAGGCCGAAATGGAAACAGCGTCGATGGTCATGGCCAGTTCATGATGGTTCCTATCGTAGATGACGCCCCGCTTCTCACGCACCGTCATGACCTTCTCAATTTCGCTGATCGCCTTTTGCGAAAGCCAGGGGCCCTGATAAATCTGGACGTATATCGCCTTGGCGGCAATGGCGGCGAAGAAAACAGCGAAAAGACATCCAACGAGCGTGATTCGAAGCCGGATGTAATCTTTTTCAGTCGGTTTCGTGAACGGAAAAGGCCTTTTTTTGATCCGGTGAGGGGATAACCAATTCAAGTTTGCTCCTGGCTATTTTCGAAATGCGTTCGGGCGACCGAAGTCTCGCCATTTCAATCTTCAACCGATTTTGTATCTCGATAAGTTTTTGATGATTTTCCATCTCTCTCGAGATCTCATACCCAATACGGATACATTGAACCCGGCTCCACGTGTAAACGAGAAGCTGGCAGATAAACAGAAACAGGATCAGCACCCAAAATATCGCAATTTTGTAAGTCTGCCCTTTGGGTTTTTTGATGGATTCCCCGTTTTCTTTCATCCCCTCGCCGTCTCGGCCGAGCGATGCCCGTCGCCGCGTCATCGTTTTTCCGCCGCCCGCAGGATGGTGCTCCTGGCCATGGGGTTCCGCTCGATCTCCTGGGCCTTCGGCCGGCAGGCCTTGCGCGTCAACACCCTCATGACCTTTTCACCGCCGCAAGTGCAGACGGGAATTTCCGGCGGACAACTGCATTCCCTGTCGAAGGCTTTCATCCAATGCTTGACGATCCGATCTTCCAGAGAATGAAAGGAAAGTACACATAACCGTCCGCCGGGCCGCAACAGCGCGGGTGCCTGAGCCATGAATTCCGATACGCTGTCGAGTTCACGGTTGACGGCGATCCTGAGCGCCATGAACACTCTCGTGGCCGGATGAATACGACGCCTGCCGGACTTCCCGTTGGATCTCTTTTTGGACGCCGGAACCGCTCTGCAAACGATCTCGGCCAGGGAGCGACTGGAACGGATAGGAGTGATCTTCCGCGTTTCGACGATGGCGCGGGCGATACGACCAGACCATCGTTCTTCTCCGTATTCCCGGAAAATTCGTCTCAGTTCATCTTCGCTCAGCGAGTTGACCAGCATATCCGCGGTCACATCCGTCTCGATGTTCATACGCATATCCAGAGGCTCGTCTCTTGAAAAGCTGAAACCTCTGCCGCTGCCCTCAATGTGGTAGAGAGAGATGCCAAGATCGGCCAGAATGCCGTCCACAGCTCCGATACCGATGTCCTCGAGCAAATCGGTAATCCTGGAGAAATTGCCGTGGCGCAATTGGACATTCGCACGCCAGGGCGCCAAAACCTGTTCGGCATGTCCAAGGGCATCCAGATCCTGATCGATGCCGATCAGTCGACCGTTTGGGAGGACACGCTGCAGGATTTCAATCGCGTGTCCGCAGCCTCCAAGCGTACAGTCCACTATCGTTTTACCGGGCCTGCAGTCCAGATATTGGAGAACCTCCGCAGACATTACCGGCACATGTCGGTATGTCACCGCCGTATCGCTTGAAACGATAGTCTCGTTCTTCTTGCCGCCATACCGCATTGGGCTTTTGGTTATCCTCTCGGTTCGCCGCGCTGACAGGAGCCCTGTTTCCAAAGATCGTCCCGATCGCGTACACTGGAAATGGAAAATACATTCTTTTTGTAATAAGTGTCAAGGGAAAACACAGGATTATCGGGACTTCCCGGCGTGCGCATCCATTTCACGGAATCGTCTCTATTCCACGCCAGGGCTTTCACACTACTGAAGGGCCGCTGTGATCCTTTGGGCAACGGACTTGATCTCATCCATATTTCCGGACTTGAGTTCCCATTGGGTGACCGGCAGGGGCGGCGCACCCTTTATTCGGGGAACGAGGTGAAAATGATAGTGCATGACCACCTGGCCGACGGCTTCTCCGTTGAGCTGAAGGCAGGCGATCCCATCCGGATCCAGGGCACGCTTGAGGGCGTGGGCAATGGTTTTGGAAGCGATGTGAAGCGCACTGAGATCCTCCGACGCAATTTCCCATATGTTCCCGGCGTGGGCCTTCGGAATGACAAGCGTATGCCCGGTCGAAATGGGATTGATGTCCATGAAGGCAAAAACACTTTCGTCCTCGTATACCTTTATGCTGGGGATTTCTCCCCGGATGATCCTGCAAAAGATACAGTCTTCCATCAATATTCCCTCCTCTCAAAAACATACCCCGTTTCCGACTCGGGGCTGACCGGCATCGCCGTGACGGCCGGGCGTATCCTTCCCATCCGGCCGTCGCGACGGTCCGTTTATTCAACTGCTTAGATCGATTCCTTCAACTTTTTCCCCGGGGTAAATTTCACGACGTTTCGGGCCGGAATCTTAATCGCTTTTCCGGTCTGAGGATTGCGGCCGGTGCGTGCTTCCCGGTGGGCTTTTGAAAAGGTTCCGAACCCGATCAGGGCGATCTTCCCATCCTTTTCCTTAAGGGCTTCGGTAATGCCTTCAGTCATGGCGGTAATAGCCTTGGCGGCGGCTGTTTTCGAAATGCCGGCGTCTTCTGCAATCTTGTTTATCAAATCGGTTTTTGTCATCTGTTTCTCCTTTTCCCCTTTTGTAGAATATAAGTTGTCATTCCATCGCCCCCAGGGTCGAGACGCCGCACCTCCTCTCTGCGACGTTTCGCATGCCAGAACGCGACGCTCACAATACCTCCTCGAAGGTCGCATCCGCGGGCCGGGGCGATCGACATCAGGATGATCAATGCAGAATTGTCATTTCATTGTCAATGCAAAAATCCTGTTTTGCGCTGTTTCACAGGAATTATAGCGTTTCCCGGCATGAATATGTGTGATGTTGCTCTTTATATCTCAGATTGGCATGAAACCCATGCAAGCGTTGGGCGTTTTCAACCAACCAACGAAACCGGCCCGGTCATCAAGGCAGTCGAAAAGGAGGAGGTGTGAAGCGAACTCGAGAAAAGCGCGAAAAAAATACTCAAGGAAAAAATACTCAAGGAAATCTACAAAGGGCGGACCTGCGTGTCCGCCCTGATACCGCACCCCGCCAAACAATGGACAGCCCCAATGGTTTGCCGCGATGATGGGAAATCCGGAAAAATGACGGCGGGAACAAAATACCGTCCCCGCCGATACCGATTGGACCCTCATCGGTGTGTAATCACACCAATCCCAGGATCTTCCACCAACTGGCGGCGACCAGCACCAGCGTCAGCAACAGAATCGGCATGACCACCAGACCGGCTTTGGTCAGGTCCGAGGATTTGAAATAGCGGTAACTATAGGCGATGGCATTGGGGGGACACCCGATGACCAGCAGGTAGGCGAAAGAGGTCGCCATACCAAGGCAGAGCGCCAGAATGATGGGGTTGATCCCTTCAAGCTGGGCCATGGGGATGGCGATGGGCAGGATCATGGCCGCTGCGGCCACGTTGGCCATTACGTTGGTCACCAGGGCCCCGAACACCCCCATCCCGACGAAGAGAACGATCCACCCCTTACCCTCGATGTGCGGGAAGACCAGGTTGGCAAAGAACTGGGCCGCCCCCGAAGAGTCCATGGCCAGACCCATGGAGATGCCGCCGCCGAAAATGAAGAGGGCCGTCCCCCACTCCAGGTTCTCGCTGATATCCTCCCACTTCATGATCCCGAAGACCACCAGAGCTGCAACCCCCACCATGCCGGTGATGGAGTAGTCGAGGCCATGGAAACCCTTGGTCAACCAGAGCAGGAACATGATGCCGATGATGGTGAGCGTTCGCTTCTCCATGGCGGTCCAGGGTCCGATCTCATCGTCGAACCGGGGCAATTGGTATTTGGGGTCCGGCCGGTAGAGGAAGTAAAGAATCACGACGACAAGGGGGACGGTGATGACGGCGGCGGGCATGGCATACTTGATCCAGTCGAGAAAGGTAATCTCGAACTTACCGCCGGTGAACTCGTAGAGAAAAGCTGCCGATGCCATACAGCGACCGCCGCCGATCAGTGAGCCCATACCGCCGGCGGAACAGGCAAACGGCAGGGA harbors:
- a CDS encoding UDP-N-acetylmuramoyl-L-alanyl-D-glutamate--2,6-diaminopimelate ligase; translation: MKLSELIDAFPVRQYRRKKDARGTLLPDPEIRSIHYRSQDVEPGGLFIAVSGFRTDGHEFIDDALARGAAAVMVQKTVERNVAVVEVSDTRAAMGPIAARFYGDPSRRMTVIGITGTNGKTTTSLITESILKQAGFSVGVIGTIDYHFSGKHYRNPVTTPESPDLQRILGQMRDAGVTHVVMEASSHAVDLHRIDGCWMDAAVFTNLSQDHLDYHGDMAAYWACKKRLFIRHLADGPKADHAVAVVNRNSPEGRELASMVRSGLITVGYTDDNTVWVTDDQSRLDGISGRLTMPGGSFLFRSPLVGRHNIENILCASGAALAAGVPPAAIQAGIGLLRNVPGRLESVPNAFGRFIFVDYAHTPDALENVLMAVTALSAGKIICVFGCGGDRDRKKRPLMGEIAGRLADLAVVTSDNPRTEDPMAIIRQMLPGIKQAAGREYGPEDLAAGVNDKGFLIEPDRRRAIRMALTASRPGDVLLIAGKGHETYQIIGEKTLAFDDRVEVVEALKRL
- a CDS encoding peptidoglycan D,D-transpeptidase FtsI family protein, whose protein sequence is MNWLSPHRIKKRPFPFTKPTEKDYIRLRITLVGCLFAVFFAAIAAKAIYVQIYQGPWLSQKAISEIEKVMTVREKRGVIYDRNHHELAMTIDAVSISAFPRFMKDKSDAAARLSKALGLKADRLKAKLTAGNGFKWIKRKVTPREVRAVRELSIEGIDFVSEHSRYYPQGSLAAQITGFTGVDGRGLEGIEFYYDAQLKGEERKLKVMKDALGKKFGGEREEPFESSARNLVLTVDKTIQYITERALKEAVVEYKAKSGMAVVMNPLTGAVYAIANYPFFNPNAFDQFDRSAYRNRAITDTFEPGSTMKIFSVAAAIEYGGCTPNTIFYCENGKYKVGRFTIHDTHEYGWLSLRKILKFSSNIGAMKMSEMIGAQSLHQTLKNFGFGDPTGIDCPGEAPGALSQYQKWSQVHTGVVSFGHGMSATAIQLAAAVSAIANKGVLMRPYMVSAVTDQKGNVVEAFNPQIMKRAVSEKTAETMKEMMRSVVETGGTGTEADIEGYTVCGKTGTARKVNKDGRYERGSYISSFVGFAPAENPIMTVLVVIDDPQKKYYGGLVAAPAFKKIVRESLNYMDIPPENNMKRLTASLADRHR
- the rsmH gene encoding 16S rRNA (cytosine(1402)-N(4))-methyltransferase RsmH, whose amino-acid sequence is MRYGGKKNETIVSSDTAVTYRHVPVMSAEVLQYLDCRPGKTIVDCTLGGCGHAIEILQRVLPNGRLIGIDQDLDALGHAEQVLAPWRANVQLRHGNFSRITDLLEDIGIGAVDGILADLGISLYHIEGSGRGFSFSRDEPLDMRMNIETDVTADMLVNSLSEDELRRIFREYGEERWSGRIARAIVETRKITPIRSSRSLAEIVCRAVPASKKRSNGKSGRRRIHPATRVFMALRIAVNRELDSVSEFMAQAPALLRPGGRLCVLSFHSLEDRIVKHWMKAFDRECSCPPEIPVCTCGGEKVMRVLTRKACRPKAQEIERNPMARSTILRAAEKR
- a CDS encoding HIT family protein, encoding MEDCIFCRIIRGEIPSIKVYEDESVFAFMDINPISTGHTLVIPKAHAGNIWEIASEDLSALHIASKTIAHALKRALDPDGIACLQLNGEAVGQVVMHYHFHLVPRIKGAPPLPVTQWELKSGNMDEIKSVAQRITAALQ
- a CDS encoding HU family DNA-binding protein; amino-acid sequence: MTKTDLINKIAEDAGISKTAAAKAITAMTEGITEALKEKDGKIALIGFGTFSKAHREARTGRNPQTGKAIKIPARNVVKFTPGKKLKESI